CCCTCAAAACAGATCCGCAAATTTTTGCACTTCTCGTGATACAATTTTTAATGACTGCAGCAGCTTGAAACAATCTATGAAGAAAAATCGGTTTCTATTCTCTAATTGAAGTACCACCCTTTATCTTTTGTTGTATGCAAGTGCAATGCCGAAATATTAAGAAATAAGCTTTTGGGCGAGTTATAAAACGCAAACAAAGTGCCGGCTAATCCACTTTTTCTTCAACATATACCGGCCCACTGATCTCTTGTTAATATTTTTGTTATGACCCTTTCACCGTATCGGATTGCAGCGAAAGAATCTGCAACGTATTGAAAACATGTAATATTTGCATGACACTGGAACAAAAAAGAGTCGCTATTTTGTTTTTAGCCTCCTATTTTTTAAATTTAATCAGGAGGTCGAATGGTACGCTCGTTGTCGAAAAAAGCACTTTCCGGAAAAATTTTTTCCGTTATCTCTCAAATTGCTGAAAACCTGAAGGTTGAAGCCTATGTTGTGGGTGGTTTTGTACGCGATCGGCTGCTGAATTTGTCCCTTAAAAGGGACATCGACTTTGTGGTTGTCGGCGATGGACCTGCTTTTGCCGAAGCCGTCGCTCAAGCCTTGGGAGCACACAAAGTCAGCATCTATCAGAATTTCGGCACGGCGAGCATTCGTCATCGCGGCTACCTTTATGAGTTCGTCGGCGCCCGGAGCGAAAGCTATCGCGGCAACTCGAGGAAACCGCAAGTGGCCGCCGCCGACCTGCCTGCCGACTTGGCCCGTCGCGATTTTACCATCAACGCCATGGCCGTCAGCCTCAATCGCGACTCTTTAGGGCGCCTCATCGATCCCTTTAACGGCCTAGCCGACCTGCAGGCGCGCATCATTCGGACGCCGTTGGATCCCAAACAGACCTTTTACGATGATCCGTTGCGTATCCTGCGGGCGATCCGCTTTGCTACGGTTCTCGATTTCAACATCGAAAAGCAGACGCTCGCCGCCCTCGCATCGGAAGCGCACCGCCTGAACATTATCTCTCAGGAGCGCATTACGGATGAGCTCAATAAGATTTTACTGAGCTCCAAGCCGTCCCTTGGCTTTTATCTCATGAAAGAAACCGGCATACTCGACGTCATTTTGCCGGAAATCGCCGCTCTGGCCGGCGTAGAACAAGTGGGAAAACACAGCCACAAAGACGTCTTTGACCACACCATGAAGGTGTTGGACAAAGTGGCGGCCGCCTCGCCGAAATTATCGCTGCGTTACGCTGCTCTTTTTCATGACGTTGGCAAGCCGGCAACCAAAGCGTTCGATCCTGCCTCCGGTTGGACCTTTCACGGCCACGATGAATTGGGACGACGCATGTTCAAAAAAATCGGCGAACGCCTCCGGCTGCCGAAAGATCTTATCGAAACCGTTCAAAAGCTGATCAAGCTCCATCTGCGCCCGATTCATTTGGCCGAAGAGGGGGTGACCGATTCCGCCATTCGCAGGCTGCTTTTCCTGGCCGGTGACGACATCGACGATTTGATGACCCTCTGCCGTGCCGACATCACCTCGGCCAATGCGGAGCGCGTTAAAAGGCATCTTGCCAATTTCGATTTGGTCGAGCGCCGGCTGGTCGAGGTCGAAGAGAAGGATCGCCTGCGGAACTTTCAACCGCCGGTGCGCGGCGACGAAATCATGCAGGTGCTGGGTCTTCAACCCGGTCCGCTGGTGGGCAAAATCAAAAACGCCATTGAGGAGGCCATCCTCAACGGCGTCATTCCCAACGAACACGATGCGGCGTTCGATTATATGATGCAGATCAAAGACGACATCCTCAGCTCTGCTTCCGCATCCCTCAAGCCCGCCAAGGCCGCTGCCGATTCAAAGGCGAGTTGAGCACCTCCAAAGCAATGTTGACGTCTTCCACCATTTGAAAATCGTACATGCCGGCGCAGATAAAGTCGGCGCCGTTTTCAAAAGCATAGCGGAAAGCATCCCGCGGATGGATGGCGCCGGCCGCCATCACCTTGAAGGCGATCCACGGCTGCGCCAGATTGCGCATCACCTCAATGGTCCGCTGCGGATTGTAGTCGAAAATATTGTCGTGCCATTCGGGATTCTTGGCGCTCCAATAGTTGTGATGATGCAGGGTCTTCATCCAAAAGTCCGGTTCGAAACCGTATTGGACGCAAGCCTCGATGGTTTCGATGCGGTGCGCGCCGATGCCGACCATCACCCGGCGGTCGCGAATGTATTGAATCGCCTGCGCCAGTTCATCGACGCGGCCGTGACTCATGTAATAGTCCGCCGTCTCGCCCTGGATATAACAGGCTGCAGCGCCGTAATCGATGGCCCGCTTGATGCGGTCGAGATACTCGTTGAACGGCACTGCATAGACG
The sequence above is drawn from the candidate division KSB1 bacterium genome and encodes:
- a CDS encoding CCA tRNA nucleotidyltransferase, with the protein product MVRSLSKKALSGKIFSVISQIAENLKVEAYVVGGFVRDRLLNLSLKRDIDFVVVGDGPAFAEAVAQALGAHKVSIYQNFGTASIRHRGYLYEFVGARSESYRGNSRKPQVAAADLPADLARRDFTINAMAVSLNRDSLGRLIDPFNGLADLQARIIRTPLDPKQTFYDDPLRILRAIRFATVLDFNIEKQTLAALASEAHRLNIISQERITDELNKILLSSKPSLGFYLMKETGILDVILPEIAALAGVEQVGKHSHKDVFDHTMKVLDKVAAASPKLSLRYAALFHDVGKPATKAFDPASGWTFHGHDELGRRMFKKIGERLRLPKDLIETVQKLIKLHLRPIHLAEEGVTDSAIRRLLFLAGDDIDDLMTLCRADITSANAERVKRHLANFDLVERRLVEVEEKDRLRNFQPPVRGDEIMQVLGLQPGPLVGKIKNAIEEAILNGVIPNEHDAAFDYMMQIKDDILSSASASLKPAKAAADSKAS